In Mytilus edulis chromosome 13, xbMytEdul2.2, whole genome shotgun sequence, a single window of DNA contains:
- the LOC139500963 gene encoding large ribosomal subunit protein uL29m-like — protein sequence MSLTFINFRTLSNATRQLIKTSLPGVSLHPTSAFNVQHKRPTICDKCIACSSFHTSSKDYDLMEFFDDRANWKEKEIKTGRPWNVDELRIKSNEDLHKLWYVLLKERNMLFTMEQIYDDEVLTVPNPERKWKVDESMRNIVEVIQERERAINMLETGETGDPKVRKVMNFLGMIEDRTEKEHLVPKSENPEYQLLHPKFEKWMMKYLKLYNEKQLGEEQQLKKTKRKYQERLKKKFPHLTQEELELGWEKKQEEAKKFSSYNVFD from the exons atgtcaTTGACATTTATAAACTTCAGAACACTTAGTAATGCAACTAGGCAATTAATTAAGACATCATTACCCGGTGTTAGTCTTCATCCTACCTCAGCTTTTAATGTTCAACACAAGAGGCCGACTATATGTGACAA GTGTATAGCATGTTCCAGTTTTCATACATCAAGCAAGGATTATGATTTAATGGAATTTTTCGATGACAGGGCTAACTGGAAAGAGAAAGAAATTAAAACAG GTCGACCATGGAATGTTGATGAATTAAGGATTAAGAGCAATGAAGATTTACATAAATTATG GTATGTCTTACTAAAAGAGAGAAATATGTTGTTTACTATGGAACAGATATATGATGATGAGGTGCTCACAGTTCCTAATCCTGAAAGAAAGTGGAag GTTGATGAATCCATGAGGAACATAGTGGAAGTTATTCAAGAAAGAGAGCGGGCAATTAATATGTTGGAGACGGGTGAAACAGGGGATCCAAAGGTTAGAAAGGTCATGAACTTTCTAGGAATGATAGAAGACCGAACAGAAAAAGAGCATTTGGTTCCAAAGTCTGAAAATCCTGAGTACCAATTACTTCATCCAAAATTTGAGAAGTGGatgatgaaatatttgaaattatacaATGAGAAACAATTAGGAGAAGAACAACAATTGAAAAAGACGAAGCGAAAATATCAGGAGAGGCTGAAGAAGAAATTCCCACACCTTACACAAGAAGAGTTAGAATTAGGTTGGGAGAAAAAGCAAGAAGAGGCCAAAAAGTTTTCTAGTTACAATGTATTtgattaa